AGATACATGAAGTACTTGGTCAATTTAGACAATGGAGGCACTTTGACAGATATTTGCGTGGTGCGTGGCTCGGAGGTGCGTTACACCAAAACCCTGACAACACCCGTGGATTTGTCAGAATGCTTTTTTAAGGGTATTGCGCAGGCAAGCGAGGAAATTTATGGCGAGGACAGCTTGGCTAAGTTGTTGCACAACACCGATCTCATCCGCTACTCTTCAACTCAGGGAACGAATGCCTTAGTGGAGCGTAAGGGACCTAAATTAGGACTTATTACCGATAACGATCAGTTAGAAGCGAATCTAACAGCTACGAAAAACCAACGGGATTTGTTCAGTAGTTTGGTGGGCGATCGCCTCTTCTTGCTCAAACATCTTCGCGATGCCCAAAAAATGGAAGAAGAACTGGTCGCAGCGGTGAATACCCTCACCAACAAGGGCGCAGAGCGACTCGTGGTTGCTATTAAGGATCAAAATGAGGAAAAGTTTTTTAAACACTCTTTCTTATTGCAATTCCCTAGACATTTGCTAGGATCTGTGCCCGTGCTCTTCTCTTGGGAATTTACCCATGACACCAGCCGCACTAGACGCATTTGGTCGGCTCTGCTCAATAGCTTTCTACACCCCACTATGGAGCGTTTTTTATACTCTGCAGAGCATCGGCTACGCGCCCATAAGATCAAAAATCCCCTCTTGATTTATCGTAATGATGGCGCGTCTTCGCGGGTGGCTAAGTCCGTTGCTTTAAAAACCTACTCTTCAGGACCTCGCGGGGGAATTGAAGGCACAAAGGCTTTGGCTAAGGCCTATGGTTTTAACCATGTCTTGATGGTGGATGTGGGGGGCACTACCTCAGATGTGGGCGAAGTGGAAGCGCATAAAATCAAAACAGCAAGGAGGGGGTATGTTGAGGGAGTCCAAGTTTCCTTTGAGTTGAGCGATGTGAAGTCCTTTGGAGTTGGAGGAGGGTCAATCTGTCGTGTGGATGACAAGGGAGGGATTACAGTAGGACCAGACAGCGTAGGGGCAGCCCCCGGACCAGCCTGCTTTGGTTTTGGAGGCAAGGAAGTTACTATCACTGATGTGAATGTAGCTTTGGGCATCATCGACCCAGATACCTATTTGAATGGGCAACAAAAACTAGACAAGGAGCGCGCGATCCAAGTGATTAGCGAAAAAATCGCCAAGCCCTTAGGTGTGTCCTTTGAAAAAGCCCTTTTTGCCGTAGAGGAAGCCTATGGCGAGAAATTAGCCGAGTGTTTGAAACCCCAAGTGCAAGCCGATACAGTCTTGGCAGCCTTTGGAGGCGGGGGTCCTATGAATGCTTGTCAAGCAGCAAAAAAAGCAGGCATTAAAAGGGTGATTGTGCCCAAGCTTGCGGCGGTATTCTCAGCCTATGGGATTAGTTTCTCAGATGTAGCCAAGAGTTTTGAGATGGACATCACCGATCTTAAAAAACCTGAAGTGGAGAAAATCCAAGCCCAAATGCACGATCAGGCAAAACGCTACATGTTCCAAGAGGGTTATGCCTTTGAAGATTGTAAGAGTGAGTGGAAAGTCATTGTGGAAAATGCCGATGGCTCAGAGAGCCACACCACCACCCTAGAGGACACCGCCCAAATCAACAAGGATCAAAAGCGTATTTTAGCCTACCATGTGCGCTACGAACTCTCACATCCCAATTTGCGCGCGAGCGTCCCCAAGCACCACACCACGCCCAAAATTAGCGGTTCTAGGGAAGTTACCGATCAAAAGGGATCGCACTCCTACCCGGTGATCTATCTCGTGGAACAAAAAACGGGGGCTTACATGGAGGGACCTGCCATTGTAGAGGGACCTTTCTTCACCGCGCGGGTGCCTGAGGGTTGGAGTTTGCTAGTTACAGACAATGGCGATTTGATTTTAGACGATAAATCTTAAGGAGTAAAACATGCGTGTTCCCATGACTGAGTATTTGATGATTGATTTAGAAAGTGAGAGGTGGTTGTGCCGTATTTGTGGGCATGACTTTGGCGATGCAAGAGACACTTATAAAAAAGGCACACTCATTTACGATCGCAACCCTGAGGAGATTCACCCCCCCATTTTAGACCCTAAGCGCTACCAATACACCTTCTCCCCCGATCCCAAATTCTGTCGCATCTATGAATACTATTGCCCCACTTGCGGGACTCAGATTGAAACCGAGTATGTCCCTCCCCACTATCCCCCCACCATTGACATGCTTTGGGATATTGATGATCTTAAAAGGCGTTGGCAAGAAATTGGGCAAAACCCTGAAACTAGCGTGCATTATGGACCGGGTGAAAACGCCCAAGCGGATTTGCGCGCCAAGTTTGATAAGAAGTAAGGAGCTTGCATGAAACGCATTTCTGTAGATATTGGCGGGACTTTCACGGATTGCTTCTTTGCATGGAATGGGACTTATATTGAATCTAAATCTCTCACCACCCATCATAATTTGTCCTTAGGCTTTAATGCGGCTTTGGATAACGCTTGCAAAATGGCAGGACTCACTAGAGAGCAAGTGCTCAAAGAAGTAGATAGTGTGCGTTATGCCACCACTTTAGGCACAAACGCTCTCATTGAGGGCAAGGGTCCTAGAGTGGGCGCGATTGTTACGCATGGTTTTGAGGACACCATCCACTTATCAAGGGGTAAGGGCTATGGCGAGGGGCTAGATGTTACAGAACAGGGCAATATGCCCAATGCCCAACGCCCC
This portion of the Helicobacter felis ATCC 49179 genome encodes:
- a CDS encoding hydantoinase/oxoprolinase family protein encodes the protein MKYLVNLDNGGTLTDICVVRGSEVRYTKTLTTPVDLSECFFKGIAQASEEIYGEDSLAKLLHNTDLIRYSSTQGTNALVERKGPKLGLITDNDQLEANLTATKNQRDLFSSLVGDRLFLLKHLRDAQKMEEELVAAVNTLTNKGAERLVVAIKDQNEEKFFKHSFLLQFPRHLLGSVPVLFSWEFTHDTSRTRRIWSALLNSFLHPTMERFLYSAEHRLRAHKIKNPLLIYRNDGASSRVAKSVALKTYSSGPRGGIEGTKALAKAYGFNHVLMVDVGGTTSDVGEVEAHKIKTARRGYVEGVQVSFELSDVKSFGVGGGSICRVDDKGGITVGPDSVGAAPGPACFGFGGKEVTITDVNVALGIIDPDTYLNGQQKLDKERAIQVISEKIAKPLGVSFEKALFAVEEAYGEKLAECLKPQVQADTVLAAFGGGGPMNACQAAKKAGIKRVIVPKLAAVFSAYGISFSDVAKSFEMDITDLKKPEVEKIQAQMHDQAKRYMFQEGYAFEDCKSEWKVIVENADGSESHTTTLEDTAQINKDQKRILAYHVRYELSHPNLRASVPKHHTTPKISGSREVTDQKGSHSYPVIYLVEQKTGAYMEGPAIVEGPFFTARVPEGWSLLVTDNGDLILDDKS
- a CDS encoding acetone carboxylase subunit gamma, with protein sequence MRVPMTEYLMIDLESERWLCRICGHDFGDARDTYKKGTLIYDRNPEEIHPPILDPKRYQYTFSPDPKFCRIYEYYCPTCGTQIETEYVPPHYPPTIDMLWDIDDLKRRWQEIGQNPETSVHYGPGENAQADLRAKFDKK